ATGTTACAGAAAATGGTCAAAAGTATAAATGTTTATTCCAAACGTACAAATCATATGTCAatgatttttcttcattttaattatgatcGATGCTGAAAGTCAAGAGAAAATACTTTGAATTAACAATTTCAATAGTGTCCATATTTAAGTGGACATATAGAAGAGTCCATATTCAACCGCAGAGATTGTCTACATATCTGCATTGTAGTACAGCTTCCAACACATGGAACTAGtgtatgaaaaatttgaaattaacaaAGAACCTCACCTCAAATTCTGCCTTCTCCTTTTGTAACATTCCTTCCAGTTCTGCAATTCGCCGCCTTATTTCGGGGGCTTTCGTGCCACTTATAAGAGGCCCATCAGAAGATCTTTTCTCTGCTATTTGGCAAAGAGCATTTAGTACTTCAGAAAATAAAAGCTCAGCTCGATCAACCACCTGTCATAAAACAGAACTATATCATCACATGCAGTTATATAATCGACATGTAATCTTCAAATATCCCAACTTAGCAATCATTGCACCTCTTTGGTTTCCTTTTGTATCCAGTCCTGATTTTCATAGTTGAAGTCCAGTTTGGATGGTGGAAGGTAGACAGAATGAACATCAATCGATGCATATCGAAAGCAAGCAACCATTTTGCCGAATCTGCACGTGTAAAAAGTgagggtagagagagagattgaacaGCATACATGATCTAACCATTATAGTTTATTTCTTTCCACCCATCTATTAATTAGGTTGGCATCTACCTCCTTGAATGGGCACAATACTGAAATCAAACTTTCACTTTTCTGAAGATTCACCAAATAAATATGGCCACCCAGAAAGAGGGATAAAAGAGGCTGAATCATTCAACTTGTTAAAATTAGTTACGAGGGTCAATTCCAATCCAACCAATTGGATCTTTGTTCTGGAAATGTGGTGTGCAATAACTGTATTGATCAAATACCCAGCCATCTACTGTACTCTTCCACATAAGAGTCAGCCGTCCACCATGTTgtgaccatatatataaacaaataaatataactgaaatgaaaaaattaccCATAGAAACGAAGACAATCTCTATGTAAAGAATGGCCACAACTTGCTACCCTGCTTGCAGCTGCATGGTTTGAGAAACTGAGCTCCAAAAATTTCCCAAAAGATAAACCCCAGGCAGCATCAGACATCACTACTCTCCGAGTTGCAGGTGGAAATCCACTGGCTCTTGGACACCGCAGGCATCGGTGCCACATCCAGATCTTTCCTTCCTTTTCACCTGGTAAGAGAATTTCTGATAGCTTCTTAACAGATATGGTGAGCGTGCCCTGCCTATGAGTATAGCAGTGAACATGGGCTTCTGATGGCATACCACAAGAACGACATTGGTAACTCTGACAAACATTTAAGCTAcgtcagttttttttaaaaatgtattgcAAGGTTTTGTACAAGGACATATgagtatgtatgtatgtatatatatgcactgGCCAGAAGAGAGTACTCACCTGATCAAATAAATGGTCTCGAAGAAACCTACCAAGAGGTTTGTCAAAGCTGCCATAGTATTTGATTCGAAAGAGATGGGACCTTTCACAAACAGTCCCCTTCCAAATGCACCGGGATGATAAGGACACCAAAATGCTTTGGTGATCTGAAGGTGATGGAGGAAACTCTTCTTTTAAAGGCACAGGATCTTCTTTTAAAGGCACAGGATCTTCTTTCAAAGGTCCTCGCTCTTGTAAATGGTCTTTACTATCTTCTTGCAGGGATGATGTCTCTGAACTGGTGATAGTTATGGCATTCTGTCCCAAAGTCTCTAAAGTCCCAAAACCATTAGCACTGCGATGATTCTGCAAGACAATAGGGGTGTTGCTGGCTGCAGAAGTTTCCGCTACCAGGGGTTCTTTAAAatgcattctatttttttcctcaaagcTATAATAGGGAGAAAGTCCGTTAAGGTAGGAATCCGGAAATATATTTCCCAAAGCAGCGCAAGAGGAAAAAGCTGTAGAATTTATCAAATCTGCAGTGGACTCTATGGATTGAGAGGCCAGATCTGAAGAGACACTGTAGGATCTTTGTGGTTCAACAATATGATGTGGTCCCAGTGACTTGCCATCCACAGAAAGGCTAAAACCAGGTATTGTTGAGATGGATCTCTGAATGCTTGACGGTTTATCTGGAAGTGCAACGGTTATTGGAGAATTCAAAGGGAGTTCAGGCAGAGTGGCTCCTTCATCGGCAAGGAAAGAAGTCTCCAAAGCCAAGTGATACGCTGCAAAAATTCCATACTGAACCACATGCTTCACTTTCTTCAATTCATCCCCACTAGCACCTCTAagtaaaatctgaaaaagagccaAAAGAATCAAATTACCCTGTGGCAGTTCTATCAAATCACTTTGCATGTACTAAACAAGAACTACAAGATTGCCCAAACAGcatgatacacacacacagcATGACAAAAATTCATTTGGGCCATCATCTCTGTagatgcaaataatttttttataagtatgcaaataattttttctttcataatccATATTAAGCTGTATCTATGGCCTGTCGAATTAAGTTTGAGCACTTACGGTACAACCCAGTGGCTTTGGGCACCCTTCAAAATACATCAGTGTCTTCACCGATTTTTTGCCACCCTGTCCAGCAGAACCATGATCTTCTAGAAACTTCTCCACATGAAATGCATCGCAGTGGCCCAACTTCTGTGATGAAAGATGATCAATTGAAGGCACTATTTGAGCACCTGTGCAGCGGGCTATGCGTTCCAAAAGTGGCCTCTTGATGTTGAGAACAAGTGATATGTCTTTGGCAAGAAGGTACTCCTGTGCATGTCTAGAAACTGATTTCTCCACCAAAAGGACATCAGGGTGGTGGGCATCTATCTTTGCCACTGCCATCTTTAGATGGTCCATTTCCTGGAGAGGGATATAAAACACATAAGAAGAGGAAAACAAATCTCCTTCACTAGAGCCACTCAGCAACAAACGATCAGAAAACGGTAAACAGACAATAACAACCTGCTGCAACAAAGTATCAAAACTGGACAGTAGGTTAGAAATCCGCTGGTACTCAAGAGCCCCCTCAAGGATCAATAATCGAGGTTTCTCGATTTTTGATGTCATTCGCCGGTGAGCCACATTTTTCTTACAAACAACTCCTTTGATCACCATACTACAGCAAAAGTAAGTTaattagaaagaataaattatAGAGAATTATGGTATGTGAAAGTTTCTAgttcaccaataaaaaaactacCAAAGATAATGTAGGGACTAAATATCTGGCCTGGTAGACATTACAACCCAAGACATGATTAGTGTTAATAGTATAGAATATGTTTCCTCCACGATTAGTGAGATATCTCTTGCTCTATTATTCGTTGATGCGGCCTTAATGGAAAACATACAATTGCTTCTCTTGTGATTTCTATTTTGTTACTTTATTATGTTGCTAGAACCCTCTTTTACTCTAACTTCTCTCACGATTTATTAGTTGCTTAACCATTTATGATTAGATAAGAAACTAAGTCTCAGCATTCACACTTTAAGCAGTACATTCATTCTAATTCATACACCTATAGCCTAAAATGATGGTTGGGCAGATGCATACCACTCGAACAAGACTGTTCCATCACAAAAATAGACCATCTCAGTGATTACTTACTAAATGAGAAATCAGAATTTGTGAGTTCATGTCCAGTAATGTGAAAAGAGAAGCATGATCtatttacagtcataaaatTACTAAGTCTTTTGTGTTCGTAGAAAGGAGAGACAGTTGGCATCTCCCCTGACAGGGACGGGAACAGCCTTCGGGCTTACCTGTTACCACACATACGGTTAAGGCTTCCCACCTATGGTGGATCTTATACCCAATTTTcaacttaccaaaaaaaaattactaagtCTTTTACCTCTCACAGCGACGCCCGGATGCTAGGCATTTTACTTTTACGTATCCACCTGGATCCATCCCTCCACCTTTGCTCATATCTGGCTTTAAAAGTGTAGCAGCCTCCCAGGATAAAGATGTTATGATCTCCAACCAACTCTCTTTGTCATCTTCATCACCTATGGGAAGGTTCTCAACCTGCAATAGCTGAGCTACCAATGCCCTAAAATGACCATCAACCACATTCTTCATAGCCTTCTTGTGCTCCTCGCTTGACCTATCCCTATTGCGAGACTCTCCACTTCCAAAACTGCTCGAGGTGCGTAAATATCCCCACTCGCCTGCAGCATCCCCAtaatcatcatcctcatcaaaCAAACCTGCTTCcctatcatcttcttcatcttctggaTCAGGGGGGAGCCAGAGAAGTCCATTGTTCTCAAAATCCATGGGTTCTGCTTCGACATGCTGTGCAGCATATATAGAGGAAGGTGCTTCACACTCATCACCGGTATCATGTTCATCTTTTTTTCCTAGCTGTGGAATTCCTTCCAAACCCTGTGAGTCAAAGCTGTGATGCAAGGGAGAGCTGTTTAAACTTTTTGTATTGTTGTTTTCTCCATCGGGATGGAACTCGTGTGATCGATCATTATTGCTCAGATCATCAAACTCAACTTGATCATAGTAATCATTGACTTGAGGAAAATGCCTTGCATCAGAATCTGACCGATATACATtgtactcatcatcatcatcatcactccTGACCCCACAGAAAAAGCAAGCAATGAGTAACTggttataataagaaaaaatctactctTATGTTCTCATATAACACTAACTAATACAATTTACATGCAGTAATGCTAGTGCATTAGctttatgaaatgatattttaagtAATCAACTCTTGTCCTCTAACATAAATAGAACTTGCACACACTTCTCACTGACTGACAGAATATAGGCTCAGTTTTCCATGTTAAAACATATTAACAACCATGTAGTAATTGTTATGTTACGCACAACTTAGTCGAGTATTAATACATATTCTTGACTCAACATCTatcatacattaaaaaataaagaaaagaaagatcagTAAAATCGGCGTGTAAAAATGGCTTCATGCACATAAAATGTCATAGCGTGAAtccaagagaaataataacaggAGAGACGAGTGTGCTAAAACTTAAAACAGGCATCACGCACATAAAATGTCCAGTTGCAAATCCAAAAGAACTCAATAACAGGAGAGACAATCAAACCTGTGCACTGGAAACACATACTGGTTTGGATTCCCCACATCTGAAACAATGTCATTGCTCCTTCCTGACGCTATCTCGCCTCGCCTGTCCGAGCTTGATTCCATTGAAGATGATTGCCGTGGGCTGAGACCTGAACTGTGTTGAACTCGCTGGTAAGGATCAACTGGGTACGGCATTGAACCAAGTGTAATGATACTACTGTCAGCAGTGCCACTAGATTTAGTGCTGACCAAACTTGTCGCTGATGGTGAAGTACTAAGATCCAGGTTGGAAACCTGGATCCCATTATCAGGGGTAGGTATGCCCTGCACCCATTGCTTGAAACAATAATTACACACTCGTATCCTCTCCCACTCTTCCCGGGCAGTCGTTGGGTCACCACCAGATGGGACAGGAACTGAATTTGACGTGCACTTGGCGCAGAAAACTCGACCGCAATGACGACAATGGTGTCTACGGTTGAAGACGGTGAACTGAGAATCACACTCGTAGCAAACCCTACAGCTATGATCGGGCATCCAAAAATCCCTCGACACATTAGCTGGCTCGGATCGCCAAGGGATCCACGATTTCACGATGCCAACCAACTCAGAAAATGTCTTGTCGGGGGCGTCCATCGACCCACAATCCTACTGCCTTGTTCATTATGATATGCTCATTTGCCACCCTTAATAAATCATATAGCAATTCTACAAATTAACCAAAACTGGAGAATAAACAATCCAACTCAGAGTATCTCTGCCCCAGTACAGAAAGACCGTCGAACACCAAAATTCAATTGATGAACAGTTGTCAGAAATCTATGGCAGCCTTAAGCAGCTCTTGCTTCTCCATCTCATATTCTCAACCCAGCATAAATCCTGATGCTGCTTCCACGTAGATTCATAAACCAAAGACTAACCAGCTCAGTCtgcccaaaagaaaaataactaacCCAGGTCCTGAAATCAATGCACGCAAAGAGACAGGAAATGCATTAAACAAACCCCAAAAAAGCTCGAAAACGGTACAAAACCTTCTCGGCCACAACACGAGTGAGATTCAAACACACTTCTTTGGGTGACCTAACCCAAACTTGTCTTTCTTCCTTCGCTCCCACGCGCTACCCAGCAATTCCCCAATCCAAAGCGACCCCAATATCCGAAACAAACTCAATAATCCATATAAATGGTAGTCTTGAGCTTCCGTTGATACAATCTAATGGGATTCTCCTagtgaaagaagaagaatttgaaaaggggATATGCAGAATTCTGATCGGAAATAGGAATTTAcctcttgaaaaaataaaatttcatcacaaTCAGATAATATCCGAGTGAGATACGAAAGCGCGCACCACCTAGATTTGAACCACGTGAACAGAAAACCGTGACGCACGCGAAAGTATTCAGAGAAAGGAGGGTAGGTGGAAAAAACTGAGAAAAACCCACCACCCAGAAAGCGATTTCCGTTGCCGAATCGGAATATCAAACGCTTGAATCTCCGATCTTTCTGGTCTTTCACCCAATATTTTACACAGAGAAGCAGAAttccgaaatttttttaaggcgAATGGGGAGTAATAGCAAATGAACGAGGAAGACCTCTGCTATCTGATCTCTGCAAATTCCCGTTCATGCATTGAAGAAAACAAACGATCAGATAAGGTTTATATCAaaatctttctttccttttccaccATGAAAACGagttttcaattttctctctcttaagaATGAATTTCTTTCATCTGAGAATCTGGGTTTTAAATCCccccaccctttttttttttttactttaatgtttatttttcccTGTGGTAGAGAAAGAGACACACTGCTAACGTGGTTGCATGATACATATCTGATCTAaggacaataaataaatacaaaaataaaaagaaaatcttttcaaaaaataaaataaataaaaaaaggaaaataacaatttttttattttcctctcttcCTGCATTACTTTCTGTGTGGTTAGGAGACGTTACCCAGAAGACCTCGACGACGCCGTTTCACCGGCATCAATCAGCAGTCACACACATCCAGTGGGACCAGTGTGCCGAATTCCTAAAATACcctccccattttttttttcttttataattaaaaattgctGGATTTAACATGGACAGAGATATTGCACGGGTAGATTTGACCTTCTcctatttttataagtttgggCTCTTTGGTCTTAAAGAGGCGCGAGCGACCCAGCTCACTTTGACCACACACACAGAGTTCCCGACCTCGAAAACCAAAACCGCGTGGGCTGCTCTGTTCTGGTCAAATGACATTGATACTCAAGCTCCCCTCCCCCAACATATCTGCTCTTTTTAAGGATAAGGCATcgctattttatttattattttggaaaacaaaTTATAACTCAATCCATGATCTCTCTCTTCAGTATAACCTACTTAATTAATGTTAGCTATAGTTTTATGTTGTGTAAATTTTGcactctttttataaaaatagtaatactaGGTACAAATTCTTAATAGACAGATTTCACGTAAACCCTTTGTAAAAATGTggatcttattaaaaaataataattttttttacattttttcaatGATGGGTCCACTTTTTTAATGCCAAAACTCtatatacagtcatttttatgtattttttgcatgttttattaatatgattagttgcatcacttttttttaatataaaataactattttgacTAATCAAATCAGTAAAATATGTAAGGAGTACACAAAATTAACTCTATatggcataatttttttttatcagacgagagacatttttataaaataatatctctaatttaaaacaaaattgtgaataagttataaaaagagttatgcgtctatcattactcttaaattatatattatattttaatttcatcctAGAATTATAAGATTGTGTTAAGGTAGTCttcttacttttttaacttattttttttatttatttattgattgcTTCTTGCTCTAACTTTGGATTCACTTTAATGTGCATGCATGACTCTATGGCATGATAAACATTTTTTCCCCCTCCAATCGTTGAATTTTTGTACGCAATAAGTTTGACTTGGATAAGTTTTCAGAAATTTGGGAAGAGTGTGTCGTCCTAAAAAAGCCACCCACATCATATATCATTCCTTTGCTAATCAGCACGAGACTCACGACCTACAACGGTGGCTGTAAAGACCACACCCCCCCTCCAAATAGCCTAtacttagtatttttttatctaatctaataagtatttattatatacGTAGTATGGATGCTTAGCACTCTTATCTATCACAAAAGGTCGtatcattcaaaatttttatttatgtgTCAACTTTTAGTGACATAATATGATAAAAGTGtcacttaattaattttttagtaatattacatgtatttataattttacgtttaaaactcattttaacaatttttttcttttaaattcaaattttgaattttaaatttgataacCTTTATCATATCAATAGGCAATAGGTGACACgtagaaaattgagtttttttttgtaagtttttattaaggtcccgtttggatatagaacggttttatataatctcatcattataatttttataaattcacataaaatataataaataattcaacttttttaaatattaaaactataataatattaaaatataatattaaaataatattttatttaacttttatttcatctcattttatctcactgtCCAAATAGACCTAAATGAGAGAAAGCAAAGGTTGTTACTATTTACCCTATTTATCCAATATGATAacaactttatttattattaggaGCCcgcataaaatatttatataattatcgaTGGGCAAGTACGAAAATATTTTCACGTACTTtaaacgagaaaaaaaaaaaattcaaagattgATACTCTTTATACTATTTGCATATATGACTAATCTTTTTACTTATTATTAGGAGCCCTCATTTGAGACCTGGATAGCCTTTAAGGTTGTGCAAATACGAAAATATGTCACACACGCTAAATCGGAAAAATCAAAGgttgataatttgatttattgCAAGGAGTTCTCAAAACAATAGAGATGataaattctcatttcatatcaaaatttctcacaattttattcacaaatattgtttaagggctagtttggattcagataatatttcatctcatttatctcgtcattataactttatcaaattacaacataaaatatgataaataattcaaaattttcaaatatcaaaacaataataatattttatcaaactttcaactaaaaacatctcatttcatctcattatccaaccAGTCCTTAGGTAAGtaaaatacattttcattttaaatttttaaattttttatttactcactataacttttctaaattttaaaataaaatataaagaaaatataatttttttaaaatttcaagatagacgtaatattaaaaatataatatttaaatgattttttaatttttaatttttaaaatttaatacaaaatacctTAAGTCCTTAattcaaatgattttattactgtttataaaattctcacTCAAACATGCCCTGAACATGACCAACAAAATGTACCAATAAGATGAGCCAATTTCGGCC
This window of the Juglans regia cultivar Chandler chromosome 12, Walnut 2.0, whole genome shotgun sequence genome carries:
- the LOC109004985 gene encoding 1-phosphatidylinositol-3-phosphate 5-kinase FAB1B-like isoform X1; the protein is MDAPDKTFSELVGIVKSWIPWRSEPANVSRDFWMPDHSCRVCYECDSQFTVFNRRHHCRHCGRVFCAKCTSNSVPVPSGGDPTTAREEWERIRVCNYCFKQWVQGIPTPDNGIQVSNLDLSTSPSATSLVSTKSSGTADSSIITLGSMPYPVDPYQRVQHSSGLSPRQSSSMESSSDRRGEIASGRSNDIVSDVGNPNQYVFPVHRSDDDDDEYNVYRSDSDARHFPQVNDYYDQVEFDDLSNNDRSHEFHPDGENNNTKSLNSSPLHHSFDSQGLEGIPQLGKKDEHDTGDECEAPSSIYAAQHVEAEPMDFENNGLLWLPPDPEDEEDDREAGLFDEDDDYGDAAGEWGYLRTSSSFGSGESRNRDRSSEEHKKAMKNVVDGHFRALVAQLLQVENLPIGDEDDKESWLEIITSLSWEAATLLKPDMSKGGGMDPGGYVKVKCLASGRRCESMVIKGVVCKKNVAHRRMTSKIEKPRLLILEGALEYQRISNLLSSFDTLLQQEMDHLKMAVAKIDAHHPDVLLVEKSVSRHAQEYLLAKDISLVLNIKRPLLERIARCTGAQIVPSIDHLSSQKLGHCDAFHVEKFLEDHGSAGQGGKKSVKTLMYFEGCPKPLGCTILLRGASGDELKKVKHVVQYGIFAAYHLALETSFLADEGATLPELPLNSPITVALPDKPSSIQRSISTIPGFSLSVDGKSLGPHHIVEPQRSYSVSSDLASQSIESTADLINSTAFSSCAALGNIFPDSYLNGLSPYYSFEEKNRMHFKEPLVAETSAASNTPIVLQNHRSANGFGTLETLGQNAITITSSETSSLQEDSKDHLQERGPLKEDPVPLKEDPVPLKEEFPPSPSDHQSILVSLSSRCIWKGTVCERSHLFRIKYYGSFDKPLGRFLRDHLFDQSYQCRSCGMPSEAHVHCYTHRQGTLTISVKKLSEILLPGEKEGKIWMWHRCLRCPRASGFPPATRRVVMSDAAWGLSFGKFLELSFSNHAAASRVASCGHSLHRDCLRFYGFGKMVACFRYASIDVHSVYLPPSKLDFNYENQDWIQKETKEVVDRAELLFSEVLNALCQIAEKRSSDGPLISGTKAPEIRRRIAELEGMLQKEKAEFEESLQKTLNREIKKGQPVIDIFEINRLRRQLLFQSYMWDHRLIYAASLGPNSLQDGLGSSSSEELEKLLGNNDKPMEMNVTNKPEKGFHSCVSLSLDSNLDKSPEQRGGYGSDTNQSDAVLQEKYMDQDQSGPLKSNVNVRRALSEGEFPIMANLSDTLDAAWTGENHTGIAIPMDNTNALPDMSMAETLSTPELLEGFELENRAEEQNDTKVSLLSSAVTTKNPDGIEDSVSWLRMPFLNFYRSFNKNFLASAQKLDALSEYNPVYISSFRKLELQGGARLILPVGVNDTVIPVYDDEPTSIISYALASPECQLQLTDEGERPGVDFLASLPLSDSVNSQSFHSADDMGSEYHRSLGSSDDIFLSLSGSRTSLVLDPLSYTKALHARVSFGDDSPLGKVKYSVTCYFAKRFEALRKICCPSELDFIRSLSRCKKWGAKGGKSNVFFAKTLDERFIIKQVTKTELESFIKFAPAYFKYLSESIDTGSPTCLAKILGIYQVTSKHLKGGKESKMDVLVMENLLFGRNLTRLYDLKGSSRSRYNPDCSGSNKVLLDQNLIEAMPTSPIFVGNKAKRLLERAVWNDTSFLASIDVMDYSLLVGVDEEKHELVLGIIDFMRQYTWDKHLETWVKASGILGGPKNASPTVISPKQYKKRFRKAMTTYFLMVPDQWSPPSIIPSKSQSELCEDNNTQAGTLVE
- the LOC109004985 gene encoding 1-phosphatidylinositol-3-phosphate 5-kinase FAB1B-like isoform X2, which codes for MDAPDKTFSELVGIVKSWIPWRSEPANVSRDFWMPDHSCRVCYECDSQFTVFNRRHHCRHCGRVFCAKCTSNSVPVPSGGDPTTAREEWERIRVCNYCFKQWVQGIPTPDNGIQVSNLDLSTSPSATSLVSTKSSGTADSSIITLGSMPYPVDPYQRVQHSSGLSPRQSSSMESSSDRRGEIASGRSNDIVSDVGNPNQSDDDDDEYNVYRSDSDARHFPQVNDYYDQVEFDDLSNNDRSHEFHPDGENNNTKSLNSSPLHHSFDSQGLEGIPQLGKKDEHDTGDECEAPSSIYAAQHVEAEPMDFENNGLLWLPPDPEDEEDDREAGLFDEDDDYGDAAGEWGYLRTSSSFGSGESRNRDRSSEEHKKAMKNVVDGHFRALVAQLLQVENLPIGDEDDKESWLEIITSLSWEAATLLKPDMSKGGGMDPGGYVKVKCLASGRRCESMVIKGVVCKKNVAHRRMTSKIEKPRLLILEGALEYQRISNLLSSFDTLLQQEMDHLKMAVAKIDAHHPDVLLVEKSVSRHAQEYLLAKDISLVLNIKRPLLERIARCTGAQIVPSIDHLSSQKLGHCDAFHVEKFLEDHGSAGQGGKKSVKTLMYFEGCPKPLGCTILLRGASGDELKKVKHVVQYGIFAAYHLALETSFLADEGATLPELPLNSPITVALPDKPSSIQRSISTIPGFSLSVDGKSLGPHHIVEPQRSYSVSSDLASQSIESTADLINSTAFSSCAALGNIFPDSYLNGLSPYYSFEEKNRMHFKEPLVAETSAASNTPIVLQNHRSANGFGTLETLGQNAITITSSETSSLQEDSKDHLQERGPLKEDPVPLKEDPVPLKEEFPPSPSDHQSILVSLSSRCIWKGTVCERSHLFRIKYYGSFDKPLGRFLRDHLFDQSYQCRSCGMPSEAHVHCYTHRQGTLTISVKKLSEILLPGEKEGKIWMWHRCLRCPRASGFPPATRRVVMSDAAWGLSFGKFLELSFSNHAAASRVASCGHSLHRDCLRFYGFGKMVACFRYASIDVHSVYLPPSKLDFNYENQDWIQKETKEVVDRAELLFSEVLNALCQIAEKRSSDGPLISGTKAPEIRRRIAELEGMLQKEKAEFEESLQKTLNREIKKGQPVIDIFEINRLRRQLLFQSYMWDHRLIYAASLGPNSLQDGLGSSSSEELEKLLGNNDKPMEMNVTNKPEKGFHSCVSLSLDSNLDKSPEQRGGYGSDTNQSDAVLQEKYMDQDQSGPLKSNVNVRRALSEGEFPIMANLSDTLDAAWTGENHTGIAIPMDNTNALPDMSMAETLSTPELLEGFELENRAEEQNDTKVSLLSSAVTTKNPDGIEDSVSWLRMPFLNFYRSFNKNFLASAQKLDALSEYNPVYISSFRKLELQGGARLILPVGVNDTVIPVYDDEPTSIISYALASPECQLQLTDEGERPGVDFLASLPLSDSVNSQSFHSADDMGSEYHRSLGSSDDIFLSLSGSRTSLVLDPLSYTKALHARVSFGDDSPLGKVKYSVTCYFAKRFEALRKICCPSELDFIRSLSRCKKWGAKGGKSNVFFAKTLDERFIIKQVTKTELESFIKFAPAYFKYLSESIDTGSPTCLAKILGIYQVTSKHLKGGKESKMDVLVMENLLFGRNLTRLYDLKGSSRSRYNPDCSGSNKVLLDQNLIEAMPTSPIFVGNKAKRLLERAVWNDTSFLASIDVMDYSLLVGVDEEKHELVLGIIDFMRQYTWDKHLETWVKASGILGGPKNASPTVISPKQYKKRFRKAMTTYFLMVPDQWSPPSIIPSKSQSELCEDNNTQAGTLVE